In a genomic window of Amycolatopsis japonica:
- a CDS encoding Dyp-type peroxidase, giving the protein MSVDLTVPLEWKTATGDAAKMLEELQPNILKAHARDHFSALFLRFSEAPGAMKFLASLVPLMKSAKTHLTEVERFKTEGVKGTPYVGTGLTSAGYRFLKIEAPQDESFRLGMRTQETREKLNDPPRSTFDSGYHDEIHAVVIIGDGADAPMTARRNAVLALIPSTVSVVAEETGFGRVNANGEGIEHFGYVDGRSQPLFLVEDIHAEKTGTDGISVWDPSAPLNQVLVPDHAAPDPEVHFGSYFVFRKLEQNVRRFKQSEEALADQLGLVGEDRERAGAMIVGRFEDGTPVTAQREEGAESPVPNNFDYGSDIAGAKCPFQAHIRKTNPRGSGGAEQPPQERLHLMARRGVPYGERADDPNADLPPSARPSGGVGLLFMAFNSVLGNQFEFTQATWSNNPGFPIPPVGVKPPGLDPVIGQGPRPESVYTAEWAGTRTVTADPLPQAVTLKGGDYFFMPSLAFLRGLGGKN; this is encoded by the coding sequence ATGTCCGTCGATCTGACCGTGCCCTTGGAATGGAAGACCGCCACCGGCGATGCCGCGAAGATGCTCGAAGAACTACAGCCGAACATCCTGAAAGCGCACGCCCGAGACCATTTTTCCGCACTTTTCCTCCGTTTTTCGGAGGCCCCGGGCGCGATGAAGTTCCTCGCGTCGCTCGTCCCGCTGATGAAGTCCGCGAAGACCCATCTGACCGAGGTCGAGCGCTTCAAAACCGAAGGGGTGAAGGGGACGCCCTACGTCGGCACCGGGCTGACCTCGGCAGGCTACCGATTCCTGAAAATCGAGGCGCCACAAGACGAATCCTTCCGTCTGGGCATGCGAACGCAGGAGACCCGGGAGAAGCTGAACGACCCGCCTCGCTCCACCTTCGACAGCGGATACCACGACGAGATCCACGCCGTCGTCATCATCGGCGACGGCGCCGACGCTCCGATGACCGCGCGCCGCAACGCGGTTCTCGCACTGATTCCGTCGACCGTTTCCGTCGTCGCCGAGGAAACCGGATTCGGCCGGGTGAACGCCAACGGTGAGGGTATCGAGCATTTCGGCTACGTCGACGGCCGGAGCCAGCCGCTCTTCCTGGTCGAGGACATCCACGCGGAAAAGACGGGAACGGACGGGATCAGTGTCTGGGATCCGAGCGCCCCGCTGAACCAGGTGCTCGTTCCGGATCACGCGGCTCCCGATCCCGAAGTGCATTTCGGCAGCTACTTCGTTTTCCGCAAATTGGAACAGAACGTGCGGCGGTTCAAGCAGTCGGAAGAGGCACTGGCGGATCAATTGGGTCTCGTCGGCGAAGACCGCGAACGGGCGGGCGCGATGATCGTCGGCCGATTCGAGGACGGCACGCCGGTGACCGCGCAACGGGAAGAGGGCGCGGAAAGCCCGGTACCGAACAACTTCGACTACGGAAGCGACATCGCCGGCGCCAAATGCCCGTTCCAGGCGCATATCCGGAAGACGAATCCGCGCGGCAGCGGCGGCGCGGAACAACCGCCGCAGGAACGTCTGCACCTGATGGCGCGGCGGGGCGTGCCGTACGGCGAACGGGCCGACGATCCGAACGCCGATCTGCCGCCGTCCGCGCGGCCCAGCGGCGGGGTCGGTCTGCTGTTCATGGCGTTCAATTCGGTGCTGGGCAACCAGTTCGAGTTCACGCAGGCGACCTGGTCGAACAACCCCGGGTTCCCGATTCCCCCGGTCGGGGTCAAACCGCCGGGCCTCGATCCGGTCATCGGCCAGGGCCCGCGCCCGGAATCGGTCTACACCGCGGAATGGGCGGGAACGCGGACGGTGACCGCGGATCCCCTCCCGCAGGCGGTGACACTGAAGGGTGGCGACTACTTCTTCATGCCGTCACTCGCCTTCCTGCGCGGGCTCGGCGGGAAGAACTGA
- the gltB gene encoding glutamate synthase large subunit codes for MTHHASYKGSKAPEGLYDPEFEHDACGVAFVADLSGKRDHGIVAKALIALRNLEHRGARGADPETGDGAGILIQVPDEFYREVVGFDLPAPGAYAVGTAFLPQDEKARGRAMTTIERVAAEEGMRVLGWRDLPVDTDHVGTGAAETMPHFSQLFLAGNDALEGLALERAAFVVRKRAEHELVEDDVYFPSLSSRTIVYKGMLTEPQVERFFADLTDERVTSAIGLVHSRFSTNTFPSWPLAHPYRYVAHNGEINTLRGNRNWMDAREALLESDLIPGDLKRIHPIITRGASDSASFDEVLELLHLGGRSLPHAVLMMIPEAWENHQEMDPARRAFYEFHSTLMEPWDGPALVSFTDGTQIGAVLDRNGLRPARYWVTEDGLVVLASEVGVLELEQSTIVRKGRLEPGRMFLVDTAAGRIVEDEEIKNELATEHPYDEWVEDGLLPLDGLPEREREIPPHAALVRRQQAFGYTEEELDVLLEPMARTGAEPIGSMGNDSPIASLSSRPRLLFDYFIQLFAQVTNPPLDAIREELVTSLGTQLGAEPNLLQADAKSCRRIVLPFPVLDNDEFAKLVHVNDDGDLPEFQAVTVQGTYDVHGGGEALVRRLDEIRAEVSAAIAEGARLIVLSDRGIDEDHAAIPSLLLTGAVHHHLVREKTRTQVGLIVEAGDAREVHHIALLIGYGVAAVNPYLAMATVEEMAEQGLIAGATAKQATANLIKALGKGVRKTMSKMGVSTVASYTGAQIFEAVGLGDEVIQNCFTGTTSRLGGVGFDTLALEVAERHRRAFPRDGFRANHRELETGADYQWRREGEPHLFNPQTVFKLQHSTRAGKYEVFKEYTKSVDDQAQKLYTLRGLFDFKVGQRPAMPIDEVEPISEIVKRFATGAISYGSISAEMHETLAIAMNRLGGKSNTGEGGEDPDRLYDPERRSAVKQVASGRFGVTSEYLVNADDIQIKMAQGAKPGEGGQLPGAKVYPWIAKTRHSTPGVGLISPPPHHDIYSIEDLAQLIHDLKNANPAARIHVKLVSEVGVGTVAAGVSKAHADVVLISGHDGGTGASPLSSIKHAGGPWELGLAETQQTLLANRLRDRIVVQTDGQLKTGRDVVIAALLGAEEFGFATAPLVVSGCIMMRVCHLDTCPVGVATQNPKLREKFSGKAEYVVNFFEFIAQEVREYLAELGFRSIAEAVGHAEMLDKRKAIDHWKAAGLDLTPIFHVPDTAPAGLRHQQTVQDHGLEKALDNTLIQLAEGALSSGDKVRLELPVRNVNRTVGTMLGHELTKRWGGEGLPDNTIDVTFTGTAGQSFGAFVPKGITLRLYGDGNDYVGKGLSGGRLIVRPPKVARYNAEEHIIAGNVIGYGATSGEIFIRGKVGERFCVRNSGALAVVEGVGDHGCEYMTGGRVVVLGGVGRNFAAGMSGGTAYVLDLPAHRINPEMVDIDPLDSSDVDFLREALEKHYDETESAVARALLADWDAAVDRFGKVMPKDYKRVLAAQAKAERDGRDVNEAIMEAAHG; via the coding sequence GTGACCCACCATGCCAGCTACAAGGGCAGCAAGGCCCCCGAAGGCCTGTACGACCCGGAGTTCGAACACGACGCCTGCGGTGTCGCGTTCGTCGCCGATCTCTCCGGTAAACGCGATCACGGCATCGTCGCCAAAGCGCTGATCGCGCTGCGGAACCTGGAACATCGCGGGGCCCGCGGCGCCGACCCGGAGACCGGCGACGGCGCCGGGATCCTCATCCAGGTCCCCGACGAGTTCTATCGCGAGGTCGTCGGCTTCGACCTCCCCGCGCCCGGCGCCTACGCCGTCGGTACGGCTTTCCTTCCGCAGGACGAAAAGGCCCGCGGCCGGGCGATGACGACCATCGAGCGCGTCGCCGCCGAAGAGGGCATGCGCGTGCTCGGCTGGCGTGACCTTCCCGTCGACACGGACCACGTCGGCACCGGCGCGGCCGAGACCATGCCGCATTTCAGCCAGTTGTTCCTCGCCGGGAACGACGCGCTGGAGGGCTTGGCGCTGGAGCGCGCCGCCTTCGTCGTGCGCAAACGCGCCGAGCACGAGCTCGTCGAGGACGACGTCTACTTCCCCAGCCTGTCCTCGCGCACGATCGTCTACAAAGGAATGCTCACCGAGCCGCAGGTCGAGCGGTTCTTCGCCGACCTCACCGACGAGCGCGTCACCAGCGCCATCGGCCTGGTGCACTCCCGCTTCTCCACCAACACCTTCCCGTCGTGGCCGCTGGCGCACCCGTACCGGTACGTCGCCCACAACGGCGAGATCAACACGTTGCGCGGCAACCGGAACTGGATGGACGCGCGTGAGGCGCTGCTGGAATCCGACCTGATCCCCGGCGACCTCAAGCGGATCCACCCGATCATCACCCGCGGCGCGAGCGACTCGGCGTCCTTCGACGAGGTGCTGGAGCTGCTCCACCTCGGCGGCCGTTCGCTGCCCCACGCGGTGCTCATGATGATCCCGGAGGCCTGGGAGAACCATCAGGAGATGGACCCCGCGCGCCGCGCGTTCTACGAGTTCCACTCGACGCTGATGGAACCGTGGGACGGCCCCGCGCTGGTCTCCTTCACCGACGGCACCCAGATCGGCGCGGTCCTCGACCGCAACGGCCTGCGCCCCGCCCGGTACTGGGTCACCGAAGACGGCCTCGTCGTCCTCGCCAGCGAGGTCGGCGTGCTGGAGCTGGAGCAGTCCACGATCGTCCGCAAAGGACGGTTGGAGCCGGGCCGCATGTTCCTCGTCGACACGGCCGCCGGCCGGATCGTCGAGGACGAGGAGATCAAGAACGAGCTCGCCACCGAGCACCCGTACGACGAATGGGTCGAGGACGGCCTGCTCCCGCTCGACGGGCTTCCCGAGCGTGAGCGCGAGATCCCCCCGCACGCCGCGCTCGTGCGCCGTCAGCAGGCGTTCGGCTACACCGAGGAGGAGCTCGACGTCCTGCTCGAACCGATGGCCCGCACCGGCGCGGAGCCGATCGGCTCGATGGGCAACGACTCCCCCATCGCCTCGCTGTCCAGCCGCCCGCGGCTGCTCTTCGACTACTTCATCCAGCTCTTCGCCCAGGTGACCAACCCGCCGCTGGACGCGATCCGCGAAGAACTGGTCACCTCGCTGGGCACCCAGCTGGGCGCGGAGCCGAACCTCCTGCAGGCCGACGCCAAGTCGTGCCGCCGGATCGTGCTGCCGTTCCCGGTGCTGGACAACGACGAGTTCGCGAAGCTGGTGCACGTCAACGACGACGGCGACCTGCCGGAGTTCCAGGCGGTCACCGTGCAGGGCACCTACGACGTCCACGGCGGCGGCGAGGCGCTCGTGCGGCGGCTCGACGAGATCCGCGCCGAGGTGTCCGCGGCCATCGCCGAGGGCGCGCGGCTGATCGTGCTGTCCGACCGCGGGATCGACGAGGACCACGCGGCCATCCCGTCGCTGCTGCTCACCGGCGCGGTGCACCACCACCTGGTGCGCGAGAAGACCCGTACGCAGGTCGGCCTCATCGTCGAGGCGGGCGACGCGCGCGAGGTGCACCACATCGCGCTGCTGATCGGCTACGGCGTCGCGGCGGTGAACCCGTACCTGGCGATGGCGACCGTCGAGGAGATGGCCGAGCAGGGCCTGATCGCCGGCGCCACCGCCAAGCAGGCGACCGCGAACCTGATCAAGGCGCTGGGCAAGGGCGTCCGCAAGACGATGTCGAAGATGGGTGTGTCCACAGTGGCCTCCTACACCGGCGCACAGATCTTCGAAGCGGTCGGGCTCGGCGACGAAGTCATCCAGAACTGCTTCACCGGCACCACTTCCCGGCTCGGCGGCGTCGGCTTCGACACGCTCGCCCTGGAGGTCGCCGAACGGCACCGCCGCGCGTTCCCGCGCGACGGGTTCCGCGCGAACCACCGCGAGCTGGAGACCGGCGCGGACTACCAGTGGCGCCGCGAGGGCGAGCCACACCTGTTCAACCCGCAGACGGTGTTCAAGCTGCAGCACTCCACGCGTGCCGGGAAGTACGAGGTCTTCAAGGAGTACACGAAGTCCGTCGACGACCAGGCACAGAAGCTGTACACGCTGCGCGGGCTGTTCGACTTCAAGGTCGGCCAGCGGCCGGCGATGCCGATCGACGAGGTCGAGCCGATCTCCGAGATCGTCAAGCGGTTCGCCACCGGCGCGATCTCCTACGGGTCGATCTCGGCGGAGATGCACGAAACCCTGGCCATCGCGATGAACCGGCTCGGCGGCAAGTCGAACACCGGTGAGGGCGGCGAGGATCCGGATCGGCTCTACGACCCCGAGCGCCGCAGCGCGGTCAAGCAGGTCGCCAGCGGCCGGTTCGGCGTCACGAGCGAATACCTGGTCAACGCCGACGACATCCAGATCAAGATGGCGCAGGGCGCGAAGCCCGGCGAGGGCGGCCAGCTGCCCGGCGCGAAGGTGTACCCGTGGATCGCGAAGACGCGGCACTCCACTCCGGGAGTCGGGCTGATCTCCCCGCCGCCGCACCACGACATCTACTCGATCGAGGATCTGGCGCAGCTGATCCACGACCTCAAGAACGCCAACCCGGCCGCGCGCATCCACGTGAAGCTCGTGTCCGAGGTCGGCGTCGGCACGGTCGCGGCCGGTGTTTCCAAGGCGCACGCGGACGTCGTGCTCATCTCCGGGCACGACGGCGGCACGGGCGCTTCGCCGCTGTCGTCGATCAAGCACGCGGGCGGCCCGTGGGAACTCGGGCTCGCCGAGACGCAGCAGACGTTGCTGGCCAACCGGTTGCGCGACCGGATCGTCGTGCAGACCGACGGCCAGCTCAAGACCGGCCGCGACGTCGTCATCGCCGCGCTGCTCGGGGCCGAGGAGTTCGGTTTCGCGACCGCGCCGCTGGTGGTGTCCGGCTGCATCATGATGCGGGTGTGTCACCTCGACACCTGCCCGGTCGGCGTCGCGACGCAGAACCCGAAGCTGCGCGAGAAGTTCAGCGGCAAGGCCGAGTACGTGGTGAACTTCTTCGAGTTCATCGCCCAGGAGGTCCGGGAGTACCTGGCGGAGCTGGGTTTCCGGTCCATCGCCGAGGCCGTCGGCCACGCGGAGATGCTGGACAAGCGCAAGGCGATCGACCACTGGAAGGCCGCCGGTCTCGACCTGACGCCGATCTTCCACGTGCCCGACACGGCCCCGGCCGGCCTGCGTCACCAGCAGACCGTGCAGGACCACGGGCTGGAGAAGGCGCTCGACAACACGCTGATCCAGCTCGCCGAGGGCGCGCTGTCGTCCGGGGACAAGGTGCGGCTGGAACTGCCGGTGCGCAACGTGAACCGGACCGTCGGCACCATGCTCGGCCACGAGCTCACCAAGCGGTGGGGCGGCGAGGGCCTGCCGGACAACACGATCGACGTCACCTTCACCGGTACCGCCGGTCAGTCGTTCGGCGCGTTCGTGCCCAAGGGCATCACGCTGCGGCTCTACGGCGACGGCAACGACTACGTCGGCAAGGGCCTGTCCGGCGGACGGCTCATCGTGCGGCCGCCGAAGGTGGCGCGGTACAACGCCGAAGAGCACATCATCGCGGGCAACGTGATCGGCTACGGTGCGACCAGCGGTGAGATCTTCATCCGCGGCAAGGTCGGCGAACGGTTCTGCGTGCGCAACTCGGGTGCGCTGGCCGTCGTCGAAGGCGTCGGCGACCACGGTTGCGAATACATGACCGGTGGCCGTGTCGTCGTGCTCGGCGGTGTGGGCCGCAACTTCGCGGCCGGGATGTCGGGCGGCACCGCCTATGTGCTGGACCTGCCCGCGCACCGGATCAACCCGGAGATGGTCGACATCGACCCGCTGGATTCGTCCGATGTGGACTTCCTGCGTGAGGCGCTCGAAAAGCATTACGACGAAACGGAGTCCGCCGTCGCGCGTGCGCTGCTCGCCGACTGGGACGCCGCCGTCGACCGGTTCGGCAAGGTCATGCCGAAGGACTACAAGCGCGTGCTCGCGGCGCAGGCGAAGGCCGAGCGCGACGGGCGTGACGTGAACGAGGCGATCATGGAGGCCGCACATGGCTGA
- a CDS encoding glutamate synthase subunit beta has protein sequence MADPKGFLTTTRETPKSRPVDLRLMDWREVYEDFATSKLQKQAGRCMDCGIPFCHQGCPLGNLIPEWNTLTWRDDWRDAAERLHATNNFPEFTGTLCPAPCETACVLGINDDPVTIKRVEISIIDRAFEEGWVTPQKPVALTGKKVAVVGSGPSGLAAAQQLTRAGHSVVVFERADKIGGLLRYGIPEFKMEKHRLDRRLDQMRAEGTEFRTSVNVGVDLTVEELKSSYDAVVLAGGATAWRDLPITGREHAGIHQAMEFLPHANRVAAGELDVSPISAEGLDVVVIGGGDTGADCVGTSHRQGAKSVTQLEIMPKPPLSRSDAHPWPTYPMIYRVSSAHEEGGERLYSVNTQEFAADADGRVRALKLVEVRNEGGKFVPVEGTERELPAQLVLLAMGFVGPEREGLLESLDVELDQRGNVARDKAFKTSIDNVFVAGDMGRGQSLIVWAIAEGRSAAAGVDAFLTGRDVLPAPIAPTDRPLT, from the coding sequence ATGGCTGACCCCAAGGGCTTTCTGACCACCACTCGCGAGACGCCCAAGAGCCGTCCCGTCGACCTGCGCCTGATGGACTGGCGCGAGGTGTACGAGGACTTCGCGACGTCGAAACTGCAGAAGCAGGCCGGGCGCTGCATGGACTGCGGTATCCCGTTCTGTCACCAGGGCTGCCCGCTCGGGAACCTCATCCCCGAGTGGAACACGCTGACCTGGCGCGACGATTGGCGCGACGCGGCCGAGCGGCTGCACGCGACCAACAATTTCCCGGAGTTCACCGGGACCCTTTGCCCGGCGCCGTGCGAGACGGCGTGTGTGCTCGGGATCAACGACGATCCCGTCACCATCAAGCGGGTCGAGATCTCGATCATCGACCGGGCCTTCGAAGAAGGCTGGGTCACGCCGCAGAAACCGGTGGCGCTCACCGGCAAGAAGGTGGCGGTGGTCGGATCCGGCCCGTCGGGACTCGCCGCGGCGCAGCAGCTCACGCGCGCGGGCCACAGTGTCGTGGTCTTCGAGCGGGCCGACAAGATCGGCGGGCTGCTGCGCTACGGCATCCCCGAATTCAAGATGGAGAAGCACCGGCTCGACCGCCGTCTGGACCAGATGCGCGCCGAGGGCACGGAATTCCGGACCTCGGTGAACGTCGGCGTCGACCTCACCGTCGAGGAACTGAAGTCGTCCTACGACGCCGTGGTCCTCGCCGGTGGCGCGACCGCGTGGCGGGATCTGCCGATCACCGGCCGCGAGCACGCCGGTATCCACCAGGCGATGGAGTTCCTGCCGCACGCCAACCGCGTTGCCGCCGGGGAACTGGACGTCTCGCCGATCAGCGCCGAAGGCCTCGACGTCGTGGTCATCGGCGGCGGTGACACCGGCGCGGACTGCGTCGGGACCTCGCACCGCCAGGGCGCGAAATCGGTGACGCAGCTGGAGATCATGCCGAAGCCGCCGCTTTCGCGGTCCGACGCGCACCCGTGGCCGACGTACCCGATGATCTACCGCGTCTCGTCCGCGCACGAGGAGGGCGGCGAGCGGCTGTACTCGGTCAACACGCAGGAGTTCGCCGCCGACGCCGACGGCCGGGTGCGGGCGCTGAAGCTGGTCGAGGTGCGCAACGAGGGCGGCAAGTTCGTCCCGGTGGAAGGCACGGAACGCGAACTGCCCGCGCAGCTGGTGCTGCTCGCGATGGGCTTCGTCGGCCCGGAGCGGGAAGGCCTGCTGGAGTCGCTCGACGTCGAACTGGACCAGCGCGGCAACGTCGCCCGCGACAAGGCGTTCAAGACCAGCATCGACAACGTGTTCGTGGCGGGTGACATGGGCCGCGGCCAGTCGCTCATCGTGTGGGCGATCGCCGAAGGCCGGTCCGCCGCGGCCGGGGTGGACGCGTTCCTCACCGGACGGGACGTGCTGCCCGCGCCGATCGCTCCGACCGACCGGCCGCTCACCTAG